In the genome of Mustelus asterias unplaced genomic scaffold, sMusAst1.hap1.1 HAP1_SCAFFOLD_3207, whole genome shotgun sequence, the window gacggggaggggagagacgggggggggggggggagggggagagacgggggggtggaggggggagagacagggagagagacagggagagagaggtatGATCAGTGTGAATGTGCGATATTATACAGACTGTGAACAATTCAATGATTTAGAATTTATCACCATAATTTGGGTGAAAAGGTGTTCCCATCGCTGAGTCCCCCACTGCCAACACCCTGGGGGTTCCCCctgaccagacactgaaccagaCCCAGccgtgtaaatactgtggctgaagcaggaggaggccattcggcccttcgaacctgctctgccgttcTTCCTGATcgaggctgatcatcaaattcaatatcctgattctccccaGATCCcgcaatccctttagccccaagtgaaACAGCGCGATCCCCCCCAAGGCCTCCCTCCCCAGCTCACTCCCGGCAAATGTCCAGTCTCTGGAAAATAAGCTAAAGGGACTtcgagccagactcactttccaaagagagctGCCCTATAGCCAGAGAGCTTCTCAATCCATTGAATGAAccatcgaaccatagaaaattacagctcagaaacaggccctttggtccttcttgtctgtgccgaaccattttttgcctcgtcccactgacctgcacttggaccatatccctccacacccctctcatccatgaacccgtccaagtttttcttaaatgttaaaagtgaccccgcatttaccactttatccggcagctcattccacactcccaccactctctgcgtgaagaagccccccctaatattccctttaaacttttctcctttcacccttaacccatgccctctggtttttttctcccccagcctcagcggaaaaagcctgctcgcattcactctatctatacccatcaaaatcttatacacctctatcaaatctcccctcaatcttctccgctccagggagtaaagtcccaacctattcaatctctctctgtaacttatACAGCGGCCATACAGCGGCCTCAGACAAGgccaggggaggtggggtctgcttcctaatcaacaccgcGTGATGCCcagatgtagcaacactggcaactttctgctccccagacctagaatacctgacgctaaaataccacccctactaccttctgcgggagttcacctccgttatcctgacggcagtttacatcccactccATGCGGACCTGAAGATCgcactggacgaaatatacaccacgaaTAGCCTggagacaaaacatcccgaggccttgttcatcgtggccaagctcaagagcgtactaccaagttaccaccaacacgtctcctgctccaccagaggcccaaacatcctagaccactgctacacaaatatcaaacatgcctatcgctctatcgcccgcccacactttggcaaatcagaccacaaggctgtgctcctgctcccggcttacagtcaaaaactgaagcgggagaatccatcaaagagagtcgtgcgatgttggtctgaggaattggatgtttcctacgggctgcttggagtcagtggactggtcagtatttaaaaactctgcggccagcctgaacgagtacgccactacagtaactgatttcatcagtaagtgtgtagaagactgtgtgccaaagaagcaaatccgtgtgttccccaactggaaaccatggatgaacagggatatccactgcctgctgaagtccagatctgaggtgttcaagtcaggcgacactgacctactcaagaaatgatgtggagatgccggcgttggactggggtaaacacagtaagagttttaacaacaccaggttaaagtccaacaggtttatttggtagcaaataccatgagctttcggagcgctgctccttcgtcagatggagtggaaatctgttctcaaacagggcacagagacacaaaatcaagttacagaatactgattacaatgcaaatctctacagccaaccagatcttaaagatacagacaatgtgggtggagggagcattaagcacatgtaacccccacagcttgcttcctggacttgcagaatctcactggctgtcctgtctggagacaatacacatctctttaacctgtgcttaatgctccctccactcacattgtctgtatctttaagacctggttggctgtagagattcgcattctaatcagtattctgtaacttgattttgtgtctctgtgccctgtttgagagcagatttccactccatcggacgaaggagcagcgctccgaaagctaatggcatttgctaccaaataaaccggttggattttaacatagaaaaatcatagaacagtacagcacagaacaggcccttcggcccacgatgttgtgccgagctttatctgaaaccaagatcaagctatcccactctctatcatcctggtgtgctccatgtgcctatccaataaccgcttaaatgttcctaaagtgtctgactccactatcactgcaggcagtccattccacaccccaaccactctctgcgtaaagaacctacctctgatatccttcctgtatctcccaccacgaaccctatagttatgcccccttgtaatagctccatccacccgaggaaatagtctttgaacgttcactctatctatcccctttatcattttataaacctctattaagtctcccctcagcctcctccgctccagagagaacagccctcgctccctcaacctttcctcataagacctaccctccaaaccaggcagcatcctggtaaatctcctctgcattctttccagcgcttccacatccttcttatagtgaggtgaccagaactgcacacaatattccaaatgtggtctcaccaaggtcctgtacagttgcagcataaccccacggctcttaaactccaaccccctgttaataaaagctaacacactataggccttcttcacagctctatccacttgagtggcaacctttagagatctgtggatatggaccccaagatctctctgttcctccacagtcttcagaaccctacctgtgaccctgtaatccactttaacctggtgttgttaaaactcttactgtctgtacaagaaagccagatacgatctaaggagatccatcaaagatgccaaaagacagtgtcggaccaagctagagtcccaggctggccacaccgacccccgccgactatggcaaggtccgcaagacataacaggctacaagatgaaggcatgtaaaatcgccgctccaacgcacccctccctgatgagctcaatgcattctatgcccattttgagcaagaggtcggcgacagcacaccctccaccctggaagccctggatgaacctgtatctggggtcaccattgcaggtgtcagagcagctttctccaaggtcaacccacggaaagcgagtgGCCCGGATGAAcattcagatcctgcgcggagcAGCTGGCGGGTGTattcagacatcttcaacctctctatacaccaatctgaggtccctatctgcttcaagaagatgaccatcatcccggtccctaagaaaagccaagcagccttaatgactatcggccggtggctctgacacccatcattatgaagtgcttcgaaaggttagtcacggcacgaatcaattccagcctcccggactgcctggatccactacagtttacctatcgccgcaacaggtccacagcagacgccatctccctggccctgaactcaaccctggaacacctagataacacggacacctgtgtcagactgctatttattgactacagctcagccttcaacaccattattcccacaaaactcatctccaaactccgtggcctgggcctcggctcctccctctgcgactggatcctgaacttccgaacccacagaccacaatcagtaaggataggcaacaacacctcctccacgatcatcctcaacaccggtgccccacaaggctgtgttctcagccccctactatactccttatacacctgtgactgtgtggccaaattcccctccaactcgattttcaagtttgctgacgacatcaccgtagtgggtcggatctcaaacaatgacgagacagagtacaggaatgagatagagaatctggcgaactggtgtagcaacaataatctctccctcaatgtcaacaaaacgaaggagattgtcatcgacttcaggaagtgtaaaggagaacatgctcctgtctacatcaacggggtcgaagtagaaagggtcgagagcttcaagtttttaggtgtccagatcaccaacaacctgtcctgatcccccccatgccgacactatagttaagaaagcccaccaacgcctctactttctcagaagactaaggaaatttggcatgtcagctacgactctcatcaacttttacagatgcaccatagaaagcattctttctggttgtatcacagcttggtctgggctcctgctctgcccaagaccgcaaggaactacaaaagatcatgaatgtagcccaatccatcacgcaaaccagcctcccatccattgactctgtctacacttcccgctgcctcggggaaaagcagccagcataattaaggaccccacgcaccccggacattctctcttccaccttcttccgtcgggaaaaagatacaaaagtctgaggtcatgtaccaaccgactcaagaacagcttcttccctgctgccgtcagtttaaggtttatttaatagtcacaagtgaggcttacattaacactgcaatgaagttactgtgaaattcccccagtcgccacagtccggcgcctattcgggtcaaccctgaatctaccctgtctgaccctgttagaattttataagcttctgtgagatcccctctcactcttctaaactccagtgaatataatccgaacccacttagtctctcctcatgtgacagacctgccatcccaggaatcagccgggtaaaccttcgctgtgctccctctatagcaaggacatccttcctcagataaggagaccaaaactgtacacaatactccaggtgtggcctcaccaacgcgggcgggcagtgtgggggggggcagtgatcacCTTGATGTCCTTGTACTGGGCGAGGGTTGATGCCAGCTCTCTCTGCAGGCTGACCAGGCGGCTGTTCTGGGCATAGATAGTGTCTTTCATCTCCTTGACCATCTTCTTGAGGGTGGGTACATCGTCAGGGACCACGTAGGCCCCGTGGTCGTGCCCGAACGCCTGCTCAAAGCGCTCCTCCTTCTGGACGTGCTGCACTGTCTCACTGACCATCTCCATCAGCTCGGCGGCCAGGACCAGGTCCCCGATCCGGCCACGACTCACCTCGCCGGGTCGGGGTGGAGCGTCCACATCATCGTCCACGTGGCAGGAGGTCCGGGCCAGGGTCTCCCCGCCGAAGGAGCAGGAGGGGCGCGGCGGAGAGgatgaggaggagcaggaggactgCGGGGAGCCGGGGGTACCGTCCCGGGAACCACTGCCATGAGCCGACCTGGTGAAGACAGAGGGCAGCGTCTCCGGagtcaccacctcccccggcttGAAGTGGTCCGAGCAGATATAGGGCTTTCGAATCCTCTGAGgccggagagagggaaggagaaaaTAGAGAAAGAGTCAGCCAGAGGAGATTAAAGACAGCCGACCACaaaacactctctctccacactcgcattctcctctcctctccccctcccgcgctctccccctcccacactcccccctcccctccccgcgtcctccccctcccctccgtctccccctcccctccccgcactctccccctcccctccccgcactctccccctcccctccccgcgctctccccctctccgcaccctcccctccccccgatctccccctctccgcgccctcccctccccctctccgcgccctcccctccccgcgctctccccctctccgcaccctcccctccccccgatctccccctctccgcgccctcccctccccctctccgcgccctcccctccccgcgctctccccctcccctcccttccccgcgctctccccctctccgtggtctccccctcccctccccgcgctctccccctcccctcccttccccgcgccctcccctccctctcaccctctccgcggtctccccctccccgcgctctccccctcccctctccgcggtctccccctcccctccccgcgctctccccctcccctccccgcgctctccccctcccctccccgcgctctccccctcccctccccgcgctctccccctccctatggtctccccctccccacgctctccccctccgccccccgcgctctccccctccgccccccacgctctccccctccccgcgtcctccccccgcgctctccctctcccctccccgcgtcctccccccgcgctctccccgcgATCTCCTCCCCGCGTCCTCCTcccgcgctctccccctccccgcgctctccccctcccctccccgcgtcctccccccgcgctctccctctccccgcgctctccctctcccctccccgcgtcctcccccgcgctctccccctccgccccccgcgctctccctctcccctccccgcgtcctcccccgcgctctccccctccgccccccgcgctctccccctcccctccccgcgtcctccccccgcgatctccctctcccctccccacgtcctccccccgcgctctccccctcccctccccgcgatctctccctccccttccccgcgcccacaccctccccgcgccctcccctccccccacactccccctccccccacactctcccccgcgccctccccctccccccacactctcccccgcgccctcccccacacactctccccctccccccacccctcccccgcgccctcccccacacactctccccctccccccacccctcccacactctccccccacccctccccccccacactctccccccacccctccccccccacactctccccccacccctccccccccacactcccccctcccctactctcccccctcccccacactctcaaccTCCCTCTCCCGTATTTACCCCCAGTCCACTGTATTTTCCCCTGAATTTATCCCATTCATCTGTATTTACCCCATTCCCCTGATTTTACCCCCATTCCCCTGTATTTGCCCCCTGTATTTACTTCATTCATCTGTATTTGCCCCAATTCCCTATATTTGccccctgtatctaccccattgcccctgtatctacccccgcATTTACCCCAATATTTAGTCCATTCCCCTGTATTTACACCATTTCTCCCCgtatttaccccatatctcccctgGATTTATCCCCATATCTCCCCATTCCCTGTATTtacccccattcccctgccactGTATctaccccccgtctctccccctgtATTTACTCCCATTCCCCTGCCCGTAAGATCTccccctgtatttaccccagttccCCCATATCACCGtatttcccccatatcccccatgtttaccccatatctcccctgcatttaccccaaatttcccctgtatttaccccatatctccccctgTATTTACTCCTCATATCTCCCCCTGTATTTACCTCATATCTccccctgtatttaccccatatctcccctgtatttaccccatatctcccctgTATTTACCCCTTATCTCCCCTGTATTTACCCATCTCCTGTATTTACCTCCGTATCTACCCATACCTCCCGTATTTACCCCGTCTCCCCTgtatttaccccatatctcctCTGTATTTACCCCCGTATCTCCCCTGTATTAACCCCGTATCTCCCCCCATATCTCCCCTGTATTTACCCCGTATCTCCCCCAGTATTTACCCCGTATTAATCCTGTacctcccccatatctcccctgtATTTAGCCCGTATCTCCACTgtatttaccccatatctccccatATTTACCCCCGTATCTCCCCTGTATTTACCCCCGTATCTCCCCAGTATTTACCCCCGTATCTCCCCTGTATTTACCCCGTATCTCCCGTATTTACCCCGTATCTCCCGTATTTACCCCGTATCTCACCTGTATTTACCCCGTATCTCCCCTGCATTAACCCCGTATCTCCCCTGCATTAACCCCGTATCTCCCCTGTATTAACCCCCATATCTCCCCTGTATTTACCCCCATATCTCCACTGTATTTACCCCCATATCTTCCCTGTATTTACCCCCATATCTCCCCTGTATTTACCCCCATATCTCCCCTGTATTAACCTCATATCTCCCCTGTATTAACCTCATATCTCCCCTGTATTAACCCCCGTATCTCCCCTGTATTTACCCCGTATCTCCCCTGTATTAAccccacatctcccctgtatttaCCCCCATATCTCCACTGTATTTACCCCCATATCTTCCCTGTATTTACCCCCATATCTCCCCTGTATTTACCCCCATATCTCCCCTGTATTAACCTCATATCTCCCCTGTATTAACCTCATATCTCCCCTGTATTAACCCCCATATCTCCCTTGTATTTACCCCGTATCTCCCCTGTATTAACCCCGCATCTCCCCTGTATTAACCCCGCATCTCCCGTATTAAccccacatctcccctgtattaaCCCCGTATCTCCCCTGTATTTATCCCCGTATCTTCCCTGTAtttacccccatatttaccccgtATCTCCCCTGTATTAACCCCAGTATCTCACCTGTATTAACCCCAGTATCTAACCTGTATTAACCCCCGTATCTCACCTGTATTAACCCCCGTATCACACCTGTATTAACCCCCGTATCTCACCTGTATTAGCCCCCGTATCTCACCTGTATTAGCCCCCGTATCTCACCTGTATTAACCCCCATATCTCACCTGTATTAACTCCCATATCTCACCTGTATTTACCCCTGTATTTAACCCCCGTATTAACCCCCGTATCTCACCTGTATTTACCCCTGTATTTAACCCTGTATTAACCCCCGTATCTCCCCCTGTATTAACCCCTATATCTCCTCCTGTATTAACCCCATATCTCCCCTGTATTAACCCCCGTATCTCACCTGTATTTACCCCTGTATTtaacccccatatctccccctgtATTTACCCCGTATCCCCCCCAGCCCCGGGTTGCCCACCTGCAGCTGGATGCTGCAGCGCCTCCTCTCCCCGCGGGGGCTGCGGCCGATGATGGCCTGGAACCAGCGCTGCCGGGGCCCGAGTGCGGGGGGCAGCGGGTGGAAGAGGGTGTGCGGCGGGGCCGAGGCGGGGGAGCGGCGGCAGGCGGGGACACAGCAGCGGGGcagcgggggcaggggggcggcggGGCCGGGGGACGGGGAGCGGCGGCGAGCCCGGGGAGCCGAGCGGCGGGGCCGGGGGCGGCTGGCGGGGGGGCGGCGGCTCTTCCCGCGGGGCCTGGGGCCGGGCAGCGAGGCCGAGGCGGcggggccggcgagcggggcgGAGGAGCCGGGGGAGCCTCGGGCCGCCATGTCCAAACAAGATGGCGGATGTGGGCACCTTCCATCCCCGAGCGGggagtcctccagccccgccccctgggccggggagtcctccagccccgccccctgggccGGGGAGTCCTCCAGGCCCGCCCCCATGGCCAGGGGAGTACTCCAGCTCCGCCCCAAGAGCAAGAGAGTCCTCCAACCCCGCCCCCTGACCGAGGGAGCCATCCAGCCCCGCCCCATGGAACAGGgaatcctccagccccgccccctgggccGGGGAGTCCTCCAGGCCCGCCCCCATGGCCAGGGGAgtactccagccccgccccctgggccagggagtcctccagccccgcccccatgGACTGGGGAgtactccagccccgcccccagggAAAGggagtcctccagccccgccccctggccCGGGGAGTACTCCAGCCCCGCCCCATGGAACAGGgaatcctccagccccgcccccaggaCCCGGtgagtcctccagccccgcccccaggaCCAGGTGAGTCCTCCAACCCCGCCCCCTGGCCGAGggagtcctccagccccgccccatgGCACAGGGAATcatccagccccgcccccaggaCCCGGTTAGTCCCCCAGCCCCGCCCGCAGGACCAGGTgagtcctccagtcccgcccccagGACacaggtcctccagccccgccccctcgacaCAGGTCCGCCAGCCGCGCCCCCAGGACacaggtcctccagccccgccccctggacacaggtcctccagccccgcccccaggaCCCGGTTAGTCCCCCAGCCCCGCCCGCAGGACCAGGTgagtcctccagtcccgcccccagGACacaggtcctccagccccgccccctcgacaCAGGTCCGCCAGCCGCGCCCCCAGGACacaggtc includes:
- the LOC144490365 gene encoding uncharacterized protein LOC144490365, coding for MAARGSPGSSAPLAGPAASASLPGPRPRGKSRRPPASRPRPRRSAPRARRRSPSPGPAAPLPPLPRCCVPACRRSPASAPPHTLFHPLPPALGPRQRWFQAIIGRSPRGERRRCSIQLQRIRKPYICSDHFKPGEVVTPETLPSVFTRSAHGSGSRDGTPGSPQSSCSSSSSPPRPSCSFGGETLARTSCHVDDDVDAPPRPGEVSRGRIGDLVLAAELMEMVSETVQHVQKEERFEQAFGHDHGAYVVPDDVPTLKKMVKEMKDTIYAQNSRLVSLQRELASTLAQYKDIKVITAPPHTARPRW